In Gemmatimonadota bacterium, one DNA window encodes the following:
- a CDS encoding GAF domain-containing protein: MAAFPALGSGNALDVRRVEELPAVEALDPERPTVVLLDAALAERSGGPGALGALAAYVAFVGLGEEGEDAPSPLMEAVALTSWLPAGASRGQGNAALQGAMRHARSLIEAYRASRLEQQSAFDLRELSRVGAALSEERNLDTLLELILSQSLQLSNADAGSLYLMERDAQKNPSTLRFKLSQNITLPELPFTEFTIPIDHSSLAGYVASTGDPLMMNDVYLLPDQVTYRFNRSFDEKFGYRTKSMLVLPMRTHRDEIIGVLQLINRKRDGERQLTSLDVVEEQVLPFDQRSADLVAALAAQAAVAIENSRLYEDIERLFEGFVTAAVTAIEARDPTTSGHSFRVATLTTNLAEAVDHVGDGPYSGVKFSREQIREIRYAGLLHDFGKVGVREQVLVKQKKLYGHDLTILRHRFHSLLQQADLEYERERAEHLLDHGPSDYKEVVAHLDLIRRERREQLSRWLDAIVRANEPTILPEGSFEELQEIGQQTFIDFDGVERALLGEDELRFLMINKGNLDPRERREIESHVTHTYRFLEQIPWTRELSGIPKIAFGHHEKLDGTGYPRGVGEHEIPVQTRMMTIADIYDALTATDRPYKRAVTPERALDILGFEAKDGHIDKHLLQTFIQAQVFTKVAPAEGTRRRSTLAQRSSATARLIATTPRDNPVPPTTPSTPPRSSGPIRD, translated from the coding sequence GCGGTCGAGGCGCTCGACCCGGAGCGCCCCACCGTCGTGCTCCTCGACGCGGCACTCGCCGAACGCTCGGGAGGTCCCGGTGCGCTCGGCGCCCTCGCCGCGTACGTGGCCTTCGTGGGCCTCGGGGAGGAGGGCGAGGACGCGCCGAGCCCGCTCATGGAGGCGGTGGCGCTCACGAGCTGGCTCCCCGCCGGCGCGAGCCGCGGCCAGGGGAACGCGGCGTTGCAGGGGGCCATGCGGCACGCGCGCAGCCTCATTGAAGCGTACCGCGCCTCCCGGCTCGAACAGCAGAGCGCCTTCGACCTGCGCGAGCTCTCCCGCGTGGGCGCCGCGCTGTCCGAGGAGCGGAACCTCGACACGCTGCTCGAACTGATCCTCTCGCAATCATTGCAGCTGTCCAACGCCGACGCCGGCTCGCTCTACCTCATGGAGCGCGACGCCCAGAAGAACCCGTCGACGCTGCGCTTCAAGCTGTCGCAGAACATCACGCTCCCCGAGCTGCCGTTCACCGAGTTCACGATCCCCATCGACCACTCGAGCCTCGCCGGCTACGTGGCATCGACCGGCGATCCGCTCATGATGAACGACGTCTACCTGCTCCCCGACCAGGTGACGTACCGGTTCAACCGGTCGTTCGACGAGAAGTTCGGCTACCGGACCAAGTCGATGCTCGTGCTGCCGATGCGCACGCACCGGGACGAGATCATCGGCGTGCTGCAGCTGATCAACCGCAAGCGCGACGGCGAGCGGCAGCTCACGTCGCTCGACGTCGTGGAGGAGCAGGTCCTGCCCTTCGACCAGCGCTCGGCGGACCTCGTCGCGGCCCTCGCCGCGCAGGCGGCGGTGGCGATCGAGAACAGCCGGCTGTACGAGGACATCGAGCGGCTCTTCGAGGGATTCGTGACCGCGGCGGTCACGGCGATCGAGGCGCGAGACCCGACGACCTCCGGTCACTCGTTCCGCGTCGCGACGCTGACGACGAACCTCGCCGAGGCCGTGGATCACGTGGGGGATGGCCCATACTCGGGCGTCAAGTTCTCGCGGGAGCAGATCCGCGAGATCCGCTACGCAGGCCTCCTCCACGACTTCGGCAAGGTGGGCGTCCGCGAGCAGGTGCTCGTGAAGCAGAAGAAGCTCTACGGGCACGACCTGACGATCCTGCGGCACCGCTTCCACTCGCTGTTGCAGCAGGCCGACCTCGAGTACGAGCGGGAGCGCGCCGAGCACCTGCTCGACCACGGCCCGTCGGACTACAAGGAGGTCGTGGCGCACCTCGACCTCATCCGTCGCGAGCGCCGCGAGCAGCTCTCGCGCTGGCTCGACGCGATCGTGCGCGCCAACGAGCCGACGATCCTCCCCGAGGGGAGCTTCGAGGAGCTGCAGGAGATCGGCCAGCAGACGTTCATCGACTTCGACGGGGTCGAGCGCGCCCTCCTCGGCGAGGACGAGCTGCGGTTCCTCATGATCAACAAGGGGAACCTCGACCCTCGCGAGCGGCGCGAGATCGAGTCGCACGTGACGCACACGTACCGCTTCCTCGAGCAGATCCCCTGGACGCGCGAGCTGAGCGGGATCCCGAAGATCGCGTTCGGCCACCACGAGAAGCTCGACGGCACCGGCTACCCGCGTGGCGTGGGGGAGCACGAGATCCCGGTGCAGACGCGCATGATGACGATCGCCGACATCTACGACGCCCTCACCGCGACCGACCGGCCCTACAAGCGCGCCGTGACGCCGGAGCGCGCCCTCGACATCCTGGGATTCGAGGCGAAGGACGGGCACATCGACAAGCACCTGCTGCAGACCTTCATCCAGGCGCAGGTGTTCACGAAGGTCGCCCCCGCCGAAGGCACGCGGCGGCGCTCGACCCTGGCGCAACGGAGCTCGGCGACGGCGCGCCTGATCGCCACGACCCCGCGCGACAACCCGGTGCCGCCGACGACGCCGTCGACGCCACCGCGGAGCAGCGGGCCGATCAGGGACTGA